Proteins from a single region of Actinomycetota bacterium:
- the nuoK gene encoding NADH-quinone oxidoreductase subunit NuoK, translated as MTTSHYLMLSMLLFMIGVGGVLMRRNALVLFMCVELMLNAVNLAFVTFARMHGSMDGQVIVLFVMIVAAAEVAIGLAIIVAIFRRRLSANVDEMSLLRW; from the coding sequence GTGACGACGAGCCACTACCTCATGCTCTCGATGCTCCTGTTCATGATCGGGGTGGGCGGCGTGCTGATGCGTCGGAACGCCCTGGTCCTGTTCATGTGCGTGGAGCTGATGCTGAACGCGGTGAACCTGGCGTTCGTGACGTTCGCCCGGATGCACGGCTCCATGGACGGACAGGTCATCGTGCTCTTCGTGATGATCGTGGCGGCGGCCGAGGTCGCGATAGGTCTGGCGATCATCGTCGCCATCTTCAGGCGGCGCCTGTCGGCGAACGTGGACGAGATGTCCCTCCTGCGGTGGTGA
- a CDS encoding NADH-quinone oxidoreductase subunit J, with amino-acid sequence MTLFVVFGALALGAALGMVFSRNSVHGALLLVVNLGAIAGLFLTLEAEFLFVAQIIVYAGAIMVLFLFVIMLLGVDRSEPLMEPRPLQRRQLTFAVLIAIPLIAGLSATFAIPALTASPGALPENFGSPEALGQKLFRDYLLPFEVTALLLLVAAIGILLLARRRSER; translated from the coding sequence ATGACGCTGTTCGTGGTCTTCGGCGCGCTGGCCCTCGGCGCGGCGCTCGGGATGGTGTTCTCCCGCAACTCCGTGCACGGCGCCCTCTTGCTGGTGGTCAACCTCGGGGCGATCGCCGGGCTGTTCCTGACCCTCGAGGCGGAGTTCCTGTTCGTCGCCCAGATCATCGTCTACGCCGGGGCGATCATGGTGCTCTTCCTCTTCGTCATCATGCTCCTTGGTGTCGACCGGTCCGAGCCGCTGATGGAGCCGAGACCGTTGCAGCGCAGACAGCTGACCTTCGCCGTCCTGATCGCTATCCCGCTGATCGCGGGTCTCAGCGCGACCTTCGCCATCCCGGCGCTCACCGCGTCCCCCGGGGCCCTCCCGGAGAACTTCGGCTCCCCCGAGGCACTCGGACAGAAGCTCTTCCGCGACTACCTCCTCCCGTTCGAGGTGACGGCCCTGTTGCTGCTCGTGGCGGCCATCGGGATCCTGCTGCTCGCCAGGCGGAGGTCTGAGCGATGA
- the nuoI gene encoding NADH-quinone oxidoreductase subunit NuoI has translation MWVTLKHMLVRRDVTVPYPYRKREPFTRAHGRHILNRYDDGLEKCIGCELCAGACPADAILVIGAQNPPDNPVSPGERYAAVYQINMLRCIFCGLCVEACPTDAITMTTFFEMTDASRQRLIYDKEDLLTPPPDLERERFGYRGDPMMVPVGTNEQPGIGSLRGDLEGNSEDNPEVPVVWLPQETWRGAQEPTWQLSSENPRRRPADGEEGGGG, from the coding sequence ATGTGGGTGACCCTCAAGCACATGCTCGTGCGCCGGGACGTCACGGTCCCGTACCCGTACCGCAAGCGGGAGCCGTTCACCCGCGCTCACGGCCGGCACATCCTCAACCGCTACGACGACGGGCTCGAGAAGTGCATCGGATGCGAGCTGTGCGCGGGAGCCTGTCCGGCCGACGCGATCCTCGTCATCGGCGCCCAGAACCCACCGGACAACCCGGTCTCCCCCGGCGAGCGGTACGCGGCGGTGTACCAGATCAACATGCTGCGATGCATCTTCTGCGGTCTGTGCGTGGAGGCGTGTCCGACGGACGCGATCACGATGACGACCTTCTTCGAGATGACGGACGCGTCGCGTCAGCGGCTCATCTACGACAAGGAGGACCTGCTCACCCCCCCGCCCGACCTCGAGCGGGAGCGGTTCGGCTACCGGGGCGACCCGATGATGGTGCCGGTGGGGACGAACGAGCAGCCCGGCATCGGCTCGCTCCGGGGCGACCTGGAGGGGAACTCCGAGGACAACCCCGAGGTCCCCGTGGTGTGGCTCCCGCAGGAGACGTGGAGAGGCGCGCAGGAGCCGACGTGGCAGCTCTCGTCGGAGAACCCGCGCCGCCGGCCGGCCGACGGTGAGGAAGGCGGCGGCGGCTGA
- the nuoH gene encoding NADH-quinone oxidoreductase subunit NuoH, translating to MNGIDWVSVGLDAARVLVVFVVVLVLVMLVIWAERKIIADMQSRIGPNRAGPFGVLQSLADGVKLFMKEDIIPSSADRVVFTLAPIISMVPAFLSFSVVPLGDTITVAGRTMPLQVVDLNVGILFFLAMGSLSVYGVALAGWSSGSKYPLMGAVRSTAQMISYEIAMGLAVIPVILYAGTMSTRGIVEAQQGGWFILVQSPAFVIFLLAGIAETNRAPFDLPEAETELVAGYHTEYSGVKFAMFFLAEYLHIVTISAVAVTLFWGGWLGPRFDVLPWLWPTVWFVLKTFVFVFLFFWLRASMPRLRYDQLMSVGWKWLIPIGLLWVPFSAVAQVVPAERWFLIVGGIVVALFVLGMFVPAREPEDGPPTTGARRVRVPRSVEEQPSEPGVVAEDLREQP from the coding sequence ATGAACGGCATCGACTGGGTCTCCGTCGGGCTGGACGCCGCGCGCGTCCTCGTGGTCTTCGTGGTGGTCCTCGTGCTCGTGATGCTCGTGATCTGGGCCGAGCGCAAGATCATCGCGGACATGCAGTCGCGCATCGGCCCGAACAGGGCGGGACCGTTCGGGGTCCTCCAGAGCCTCGCCGACGGCGTGAAGCTCTTCATGAAGGAGGACATCATCCCGTCCTCGGCCGACCGGGTGGTCTTCACGCTCGCGCCCATCATCTCGATGGTGCCGGCGTTCCTGTCGTTCTCGGTCGTCCCGTTGGGGGACACGATCACCGTGGCCGGGCGCACGATGCCCCTGCAGGTCGTCGACCTGAACGTCGGCATCCTGTTCTTCCTCGCCATGGGGTCGCTGTCGGTGTACGGCGTCGCCCTGGCCGGATGGTCGTCGGGCTCGAAGTACCCGCTGATGGGAGCCGTCCGATCGACCGCGCAGATGATCTCGTACGAGATCGCGATGGGGCTGGCGGTCATCCCGGTGATCCTCTACGCGGGCACGATGTCGACGCGAGGCATCGTGGAGGCCCAGCAGGGAGGCTGGTTCATCCTCGTTCAGTCGCCCGCCTTCGTCATCTTCCTGCTCGCGGGGATCGCCGAGACGAACCGGGCTCCCTTCGACCTGCCGGAGGCCGAGACCGAGCTCGTGGCCGGGTACCACACCGAGTACTCCGGGGTGAAGTTCGCCATGTTCTTCCTCGCGGAGTACCTCCACATCGTGACCATCTCCGCCGTGGCCGTGACGTTGTTCTGGGGAGGATGGCTCGGCCCCCGCTTCGACGTGCTCCCCTGGTTGTGGCCGACGGTGTGGTTCGTCCTCAAGACCTTCGTCTTCGTCTTCCTGTTCTTCTGGCTGCGCGCCTCCATGCCCCGCCTCCGCTACGACCAGCTCATGTCGGTGGGGTGGAAGTGGCTCATCCCGATAGGGCTGCTCTGGGTCCCCTTCAGCGCCGTGGCTCAGGTGGTCCCGGCCGAGCGCTGGTTCCTGATCGTGGGCGGGATCGTCGTGGCCCTCTTCGTCCTCGGCATGTTCGTGCCCGCCCGGGAGCCCGAGGACGGCCCCCCGACGACGGGAGCCCGGCGCGTCCGCGTGCCGCGCTCCGTCGAGGAGCAGCCGTCGGAGCCCGGCGTCGTAGCCGAAGACCTGAGGGAGCAGCCATGA